The nucleotide window CTTCCCCGTCGTCCAGGTCACCGGCACCAACGGCAAGACCACGACGGCGCGGATGATCGACGAGCTGCTGCGCGGGTTCGGCCTGCGCGTGGGCCGGTTCACCAGCCCGCACCTGGAGCAGGTGCGGGAGCGGATCGTGCTCGACGGCGAGCCGATCAGCGCCGAGCGCTTCGTCGAGGTCTTCGACGACATCGCCCCCTACGTGCAGATGGTCGACGCCGGCAGCGACGTCCCGATGTCCTTCTTCGAGGTCACCGTCGCCATGGCCTACGCCGCCTTCGCCGAGACCCCGGTCGACGTCGCGGTGGTCGAGGTGGGCATGGGCGGCACCTGGGACGCGACCAACGTCGCCGACGCCCGGGTCGCCGTCGTCACCCCGGTGTCGATGGACCACGCCGAGTACCTGGGCCCCGACGTGGCCAGCATCGCCACCGAGAAGGCCGGGATCATCAAGCCCGCGCCGCCCGTGGAGGAGGGGCTGCCCGCCGTCGACGTCGTCGCCGTGCTCGCCCACCAGCCGGCCGGTGCGCTGGAGGCGCTGGTGCGCCGGGCGATCGAGGTCGACGCGACCGTGGCCCGCGAGGGCACCGAGTTCGGCGTGCTGGAGCGGCGGGTCGCCGTCGGCGGGCAGCAGGTGCGCCTGCAGGGCCTGGGCGGGGAGTACGACGAGGTCTTCCTGCCGCTGTTCGGCGCACACCAGGCGCAGAACGCCGCCGTCGCGCTGGCCGCCGTCGAGGCGTTCCTCGGTGCGGGTCAGGCCACCGGGCCGGTCGCGCAGGACGTCGTCCGCGAGTCCTTCGCCGCCGTCCGGTCGCCCGGGCGGCTGGAGCGGCTGCGCACCTCGCCGGCCGTGCTGGTCGACGCCGCGCACAACCCGGCCGGCATGGCCGCGACCGTGGCCGCCGTCCGGGAGTCCTTCGACTTCACCCGGCTGGTCGGGGTCGTCGGGTGCGTCCAGGGCAAGGACGTGACCGGCATGCTCACCGAGCTCGAGGGCCTGTGCGCCGAGCTCGTGGTCACCCAGAACAGCTCGCCGCGGGCCATCCCGGCCGACGAGCTGGGCGCGCTGGCCGTCGACGTCTTCGGCGCCGACCGGGTGAGCGTCCACCCGCAGCTGTCCGACGCCCTGGAGGCCGCGATCGAGCTGGCCGAGGCCGGCCCGGACGACGCCCTGGGCGGCTCCGGTGTGCTGGTCACCGGCAGCGTCGTCACCGCGGGGGAGGCCCGCACGCTGCTGGGCGGGGGGCGGAGGTGACCGCGCCGGACCCGGTCCGCGCGGGGAGGGCGCTCGGCGGGGCGGCCGCGGCGATCCTGCTGCTGGAGGGGATCGCCGTCCTGTTCGTCCCGCGGGGCATCGCGCAGAGCGGCGACGGGCTGACCGGCTTCCGGCTCACCGTGCTGATCGTGCTGGCGGTGCTGTTCGTCCTGGCCAGCGGCATGCAGCGGAAGCCGCGCGGGCTGCTGATCGGGACCGTGCTGCAGGTGCCGCTGCTGCTGACCGGCTTCTTCGGTGCCGCCATGTGGCTGGTCGGCGGCCTGTTCGTGCTCATCTGGGCCTACCTGCTGCAGACCCGCAAGGAGCTCCTGGGCTCACCGCTCGGGCCGCCGCCCGCGGCGCCGCCGTCACCGCCGGTGGGCTGACCGCGACAGGGGTCCCCCGTTCGGGGGGAGTCGGGGGAGCTCCGCTGCGGTTGCCGCCGGGCGCGGTCGAAGCTGGGGGAGAGCCCACGGACGAGCTCGCGAGTGGAGGCAGGGATGAGGCACCACAGCGGTTGTTGCGCCAGCGCCACCGGGCAGGACGGGACGAAGAAGCGCCCGGGCCCGGGTGAGCCGGCGATCGGCATGGCCGGACCGGTCAGCCAGACCATCGTGGAGTTCGCGGCCCGTACCCGGCACCAGGTGCACGGCGACCTGGTCGAGCGGCACGCCCGCGAGCTGCACTCCCGGTCCAGCTACGACTGCTGGAACGGCCTGTCCGACCGCGACCAGGAGCTGTGGCGGCACATGGCCCGCCTGGACCTGACCACCGGTCGCCCCTAGTCGGCGGCGGGGGGCTGGTGGAGCAGGGCACTCAGACGCGCAGCCGCGTCGCCCAGCCCGTCCCGCAGCTCCTCGCCGTGGCCGCTCAGCCGGTCGAGCAGGCGGACGACGGTCGGGTCGGCCACCGCCAGGACGCCGAGCAGCACGTGCCCGCTGTCCAGCCGGCGTTCCCCCTGCCGCACCGCGGCCCGCAGCGACTCCTGCAGCACCCGCTTGCTGGCACTCGTGAAGGGCAGGTGGCCGCTGACCTCCTGCCGGCCGCGGTCGAGCGCGCCGGGCCCGAAGACGGCCTCGGCGGTGGCCCGCACCTGGTCCAGGTCCACGCCCACGGCGGCGAGCACGTCGGCGTCCAGGGCGCCCGGCTCCAGGGCCGTGCGCAGGCCCGCGTGGTCGACACCTGCCGCGGCCAGCGCCGTGCCGCCGCGTCCGGTGTCCCGGGTGAGCGCGAGCAGCAGGTGCACCGGCTCGATCTCCTCCGCGTGCAGCGTGCGGGCCTCCTCCTGCGCGCGGACGACGGCCTGCCGTGCCTCGTCGGTGAAGCGTTCGAACACGTCAGCGGTCCCTTCGTGAGGTGGCGTGCTTCTTGTGGACGGCCTGCTTGCTGACCCCGAGGGCGTCGGCGATCTGCTGCCAGGACCAGCCGCGGGCCCGGGCGCTGCCGACCTGGAGGACCTCCAGGCGGTCGGCGAGGTCGCGGAGCGCGCGGACGGCCCGCAGCCCGGTGTCCGGGTCGTCGGCCGCCGCGGCGGTGGTGACGTCGGTCGGAGTGGCCATGTCGTCAACATAGGTTGACGCCACACCTCTGTCAACCCAGGTTGACGAGCGGCGTCCCGTACTCTCCCCGGCGTGTCTGCACCCACTGCTGAGCGTTCGCTGGTCCTGGTCAAGCCCGACGGCGTGGCCCGCGGCCTGGTCGGCCAGGTCGTCGCCCGCCTCGAGGCCAAGGGCCTGCGCCTGGTCGCCGCCGAGCTGCGCACCCTGACCGTCGAGGTCGCCGAGGAGCACTACGGCGAGCACCGCGAGCGCCCGTTCTTCGGCTCGCTCGTCGAGTTCATCACCAGCGCCCCGCTGCTCGCCCTGGTCGTCGAGGGCCCCCGCGCCATCGAGGCGTTCCGCGCGCTCGCCGGCGCCACCGACCCGGTCAAGGCCGCCCCCGGCACCATCCGCGGCGACTTCGCCCTCGAGGTGCAGTCCAACATCGTGCACGGCTCGGACTCGCCCGAGTCCGCCGCCCGCGAGATCGCGCTCTTCTTCCCCCAGCTCTGACGGAGGACCCCCTCGCGGGCTCGCCGCGCGAGCCTGCGAGGGGCTCGGGGGCGCTGTTGGCGGACAGGGCCCCTGGTGGTGCCGGTTACCCTGGACGGGCCATGACTGTCGAGTCTCTCTACCCCCGCCTCGAGCCGCTCCTCGCCCAGGTGCAGAAGCCGATCCAGTACGTCGGCGGTGAGCTGAACGCCCAGGTCAAGCCCTGGGACTCGGTCGCCGTCCACTGGGCGCTGATGTACCCGGACGCCTACGAGGTCGGGGTGCCCAACCAGGGCCTCATGATCCTGTACGAGGTGCTCAACGAGCGCCCGGACGCCCTGGCCGAGCGCACCTACGCCGTCTGGCCCGACCTCGCCGGGCTGATGCGGGAGGCCGGTGTCGGCCAGTTCACGGTCGACGCCCACCGCCCGGTCCGCGACTTCGACCTGCTCGGCGTCAGCTTCGCCACCGAGCTGGGCTACACGAACCTCCTCGAGGCGCTCGACCTGGCCGGGGTCCCGCTGCACGCGGTCGACCGCGACGAGAGCCACCCGGTCGTGGTCGCCGGCGGGCACGCCGCCTTCAACCCCGAGCCGGTCAGCGACTTCATCGACTGCGCCGTCCTCGGTGACGGCGAGCAGGTCGTCGGCGACATCACCGACGTCGTCGCCGCCTGGAAGGAGCAGGGTCGCCCCGGCGGGCGGGTCGAGCTGCTGGCCCGGCTGTCCCGGGTCGAGGGCGTCTACGTGCCCCGCTTCTACGCCGTCACCTACGGCGCCGACGGCTCCATCGCCGAGGTGCTGCGCACCCGGGACGACGTCCCGCCGCGGATCAGCAAGCGCACGGTCATGGACCTCGACGAGTGGCCCTACCCGAAGCAGCCACTGGTCCCGCTGGCCGAGAGCGTGCACGAGCGGATGAGCGTGGAGATCTTCCGCGGCTGCACCCGCGGCTGC belongs to Modestobacter sp. L9-4 and includes:
- a CDS encoding folylpolyglutamate synthase/dihydrofolate synthase family protein, whose protein sequence is MSTSLPRDLARVEQALLARWPESRLEPSLTRITALLDLLGSPHRAFPVVQVTGTNGKTTTARMIDELLRGFGLRVGRFTSPHLEQVRERIVLDGEPISAERFVEVFDDIAPYVQMVDAGSDVPMSFFEVTVAMAYAAFAETPVDVAVVEVGMGGTWDATNVADARVAVVTPVSMDHAEYLGPDVASIATEKAGIIKPAPPVEEGLPAVDVVAVLAHQPAGALEALVRRAIEVDATVAREGTEFGVLERRVAVGGQQVRLQGLGGEYDEVFLPLFGAHQAQNAAVALAAVEAFLGAGQATGPVAQDVVRESFAAVRSPGRLERLRTSPAVLVDAAHNPAGMAATVAAVRESFDFTRLVGVVGCVQGKDVTGMLTELEGLCAELVVTQNSSPRAIPADELGALAVDVFGADRVSVHPQLSDALEAAIELAEAGPDDALGGSGVLVTGSVVTAGEARTLLGGGRR
- a CDS encoding DUF4233 domain-containing protein, producing MTAPDPVRAGRALGGAAAAILLLEGIAVLFVPRGIAQSGDGLTGFRLTVLIVLAVLFVLASGMQRKPRGLLIGTVLQVPLLLTGFFGAAMWLVGGLFVLIWAYLLQTRKELLGSPLGPPPAAPPSPPVG
- a CDS encoding Clp protease N-terminal domain-containing protein translates to MFERFTDEARQAVVRAQEEARTLHAEEIEPVHLLLALTRDTGRGGTALAAAGVDHAGLRTALEPGALDADVLAAVGVDLDQVRATAEAVFGPGALDRGRQEVSGHLPFTSASKRVLQESLRAAVRQGERRLDSGHVLLGVLAVADPTVVRLLDRLSGHGEELRDGLGDAAARLSALLHQPPAAD
- a CDS encoding helix-turn-helix domain-containing protein, which encodes MATPTDVTTAAAADDPDTGLRAVRALRDLADRLEVLQVGSARARGWSWQQIADALGVSKQAVHKKHATSRRDR
- the ndk gene encoding nucleoside-diphosphate kinase — its product is MSAPTAERSLVLVKPDGVARGLVGQVVARLEAKGLRLVAAELRTLTVEVAEEHYGEHRERPFFGSLVEFITSAPLLALVVEGPRAIEAFRALAGATDPVKAAPGTIRGDFALEVQSNIVHGSDSPESAAREIALFFPQL